CCCGTACCGCAAACCGACACAGGTGGTCAAGGAGAGAATCCTGAGGTGCTCGAGTGAATCATGGCTAAGGAACTCGGCAAAATGGCCCTGTAACTTCGGGAGAAGGGGCGCCTATCCGCCAGCGATGGCGGGAGGCCGCAGTGAAAAGGCCCAGGCGACTGTTTAGCAAAAACACATGGCTTTGCGAAATCGAGAGATGAAGTATAAGGCCTGACACCTGCCCGGTGCCGGAAGGTTAAGAGGGGATGTCACCGCAAGGGAAGCATTGAATCGAAGCCCCGGTAAACGGCGGCCGTAACTATAACGGTCCTAAGGTAGCGAAATTCCTTGTCGGGTAAGTTCCGACCTGCACGAATGGTGTAACGATCTGGGCGCTGTCTCAGCCATGAGCTCGGTGAAATTGTAGTCACGGTGAAGATGCCGTGTACCCGCAACGGGACGGAAAGACCCCATGAACCTTTACTGCAGCTTAGCATTGGTATCGGGTAAACGATGTGTAGGATAGGCGGGAGACAGTGAAGCGGCGTCGCCAGGCGCTGTGGAGTCAATGTTGAAATACCGCCCTTTGTTTGCCTGGTATCTAACCCCGATTTTTCGGGGGACATTGCTTGGTGGGTAGTTTGACTGGGGTGGTCGCCTCCAAAAGGATAACGGAGGCTTCCAAAGGTTCCCTCAGCACGCTTGGTAACCGTGCGCGGAGTGCAATAGCATAAGGGGGCTTGACTGTAAGGCCGACAAGCCGAGCAGGGTGGAAACACGGGTATAGTGATCCGGCGGTACTGCATGGAAAGGCCGTCGCTCAAAGGATAAAAGGTACTCTGGGGATAACAGGCTGATCTCCCCCAAGAGCTCATATCGACGGGGAGGTTTGGCACCTCGATGTCGGCTCGTCACATCCTGGGGCTGGAGAAGGTCCCAAGGGTTGGGCTGTTCGCCCATTAAAGTGGCACGCGAGCTGGGTTCAGAACGTCGTGAGACAGTTCGGTCCCTATCTGTTGCGGGCGTGGGAAGTTTGGGGAGTGCTGACCTTAGTACGAGAGGACCGGGTTGGACTGACCGCTGGTGTACCGGTTGTGGTGCCAACTGCACTGCCGGGTAGCTACGTCGGGAAGGGATAAGCGCTGAAAGCATCTAAGTGCGAAACCCCCTCCGAGATGAGACTTCCAAACAGGGCCGTCAGAGACGATGACGTTGATAGGCTGCAGGTGTAAAGCCAGGAATGGCAAAGCCGAGCAGTACTAATAGCCCGAAAACTTGCTTCAGTCCGAAGCTGCCGCATTCTCTGCGAGACATATCATGGATCTGAGTACCAAGTACCAAGTACAAAGTACAAAGATCTTGAACTTAAGATATTGGTCCCATAGCGGACACTGTATCCAGCATTGTACATCGTACTTTGTACCTGGTACAGAAAGATTAGGCGGCCCAGCGCAGGGGTCCCACCTCTTCCCATCCCGAACAGAGAAGTTAAGCCCTGCAGCGCCGATGGTACTGGGGTTACACCCGGGAGAGTAGGCCGCCGCCACATTATTCAAAAGCCAGCCCCTAAAGCTGGCTTTTCGCGTTTACAGGGTGGTATTGTTTTCCCTGCTGTCATGATCCCGGCCACCTCCTCCCATCCCGATCCGCCGCGCCTGCCCGTCGTGGCGGGGTACTGGTACGCCGCGGCGCACGGGAGAGTAGGCCTGTCTGCCGTGGCTGACCGCAGCCACATTATTTAAAAGCCAGCCCGATAAGCTGGCTTTTGGCGTTTTCAAGGGGGTTATCAGACTTCATCTGTATCACCTCCACATTTTCCTGTCCCGATCCCCGGTGATGGAAAAGCCGAATAGTTCTTTCTCAACTTGGGGGAACCCCAAACCTTTATGCGCTTGGGGAAATAGAAGGAGGGAAAATAGAACAATTTGACAGACTGCTAAATAGACCTATAAAAATCCGTGAGAAAGATAGCCCTTTCACGATTTTAAAAATCAACTAAAAGGCGAAAGAGAAAATTTGACACGTGTGTTTCGGTCTTCAAAGCATCAATTTTATCTTGATAATGTTTAATTATTTTTTTTTTAACATTTCAATTGTTGGTAGAAATACAATTCTTTATAACATCAAAATGGAATTTGAAAAGCAAAATAGAATTATTTTTAAATTCTATATTAATAAGGATATACATTATATTCTTTGGTGATTTTCAAATAATTATATAGAAATATCTAAATGTGGACAAAATTTCCCATATTACTGTTGAATTGTTTTTCAATGGATCCTTTATACATATTTTCTTAGATTTATAGAATGTCACAAATACGCCAACTTGCAGCGATCATGTTCACTGATATTGTCGGATATACGGCATTGATGGGTAATGATGAACAAAAAGCCTTTGAATTATTAAGGAAAAACAGGGAAATCCATAAACCTGTGATAGATGAATTTGGTGGTAAGTTTATCAAAGAACTTGGTGATGGAGTGATGGCAAGCTTTCCTTCAGTGAGTAATGCAGTTTACGCCGCCATAAAAATCCAGGAGTTATGCAACGAAGCAAATGTTTATAAACTTAGAATAGGAATTCACCAGGGGGAAGTCATTTTTGAGAATGAGGACATTTTTGGAGATGTAGTCAATATTGCAGCAAGAATACAGGCATTGGCAGCGCCGGCGAGTATATTCGTATCAGAATCGGTACAAAGAGACCTCACCAATAAAAATGACATCCGATCAGAATTTTTTAAAATTGAAAATCTTAAAAATGTAAAAGAACCCGTTAAGGTCTATAGAATACTGTCCGCATCTTCTATTTCAAGCAGCAATCAAACCTCAGCCATAGAGAAGTCATCCATTATTCCTGAATATGATTATGATATCCATATCAGTTTCAGGTTTAATGATAATAAATATGATGGTTGGGTTTCCGAACTCGTCGCAAAGCTCAAACAGGAACTGAGCGCAACCTGCAAGGATAAACTTTCAATTTATTTCGATATTAATCCCGAAGATGAAAAGAAGAAATTTCTACAAGAAGACGGGTCTGTTTCCTCAAAAATAAAATCTTTGATTTTCATTCCGATTATTTCACAAACTTATTGTGATGTCAATTCACCTGTTTGGAAAAATGAATTCAAAGGATTTCAAGATGGGGTACTTAGCGAGAAAATGGGCAAAACCATTAAGCTATTGAATGACAATGTCGCTTCAAGAGTGATTCCTGTAAAAATTCATGATATAGATATGGAGGATATCAAACTCCTTGAATCTGAACTTTCAGATGGTCTACGTTCTATTGATTTTATTTTCAGAGAAGATGGTGTCAACCGTCCCCTGCTGCCTATAGATGACGAAAAGCAGGGAAATCCAAACAGGCCTATGTACCGAAATCAGATCAATAAATTGGCCAATGCTGTCAAGGATATTGTTTCGGGAGCCAAACTTTTTCAAAAAGAAAACTCTTTCGGATATACCGCCTTTTCGCCAACAGCTACAAAAATAGTCCCCAATGTAGTTTCTACGTCTTTGTCTTCTTCATTGAAAGTTCAAATGATAGATCGTGCCAGACCCAATATTTTTCTGGCATGGACATCCAATGACATTAAAGAAAAAAGAGAGGAGATGGCGATTATCCTCCAAAAAGCAGGATTCAATGTTCTCCCTTCTATTGATTGCCCGGCAGATGATGAGGTTTTTAAAGCAAAGACCGTTGAAGCTCTAAATCAATGCGTTTGCTCGCTCCATATATTAAGCGGGGAATTTGGAAGACGTTTCGAATCAGAAGATGATGTTTCTTTTCCGCAATATCAGTTTCTGGAAGCAAAAAAAATAATTGATGCTGCAAATTCAGATTTCAATTCATTTATTTGGGTTCATCCTGAATCTACAGGAACCATTAAATCTGCTCAACAGGAATTTATCAAGTACATAAGGAACAACATCACCAAAAACATGATGTTTTCCAATAGTGCCGGCCCAATGCAATTGGTAGATGACATTAGGGTAGTCATGATGAAGGAGGAAGTGGAAATCTTCGACTCCAAGGATACCGATATCTTTTTTATTTTCAACCAGCAGGATGAACTGGAAGCAAAAGAAATTACTGACAGGTTGAGTTTGGAATACCCGATCGAAATCATGAATATCATGCCCGATGGTGAAGATCAATATAGGGAAGTGTCCTCACAGCAGATTCCAAAAAGTAAACTGGCAGTGGTGTATTTCAAATATGCTGCAGATTGGGCTTTGCCTTTCATCAAACAAATCTGGAAAGAGGTAGGTGGTGCTTCTTCTCCTACGCCTATATTTTTTGTTGGTGAAGATGATCCAAGAAGTAACTTTGCACGGATTTTCAAAGCTCCGAAAGTGGTTTCTACCATTGTTCCCAAAGAGGAAGTGCCGGCAGAAGTCAAAAAAGTTTATACCACAGTTGTCAATCTTAAATAACGGGTATGTTTGAAGACTATCAAATATGCCCCTATACGGGACTGCGCTCTTTTACAGAAGAGGAATCTTTATACTTTAAAGGTAGGGAAGATGATATTGATGCTGCAACAGCCCAATTGCAGCGTAATAAGTTTTTGATGCTGACAGGTGCTTCGGGTGATGGCAAATCATCACTGGTCTATGCAGGAATCATTCCCAATGCCCGGGCAGGTTTCCTTAAATCGAAATATACCCAATGGTGTGTCGCTGATTTTAGACCTGAAAGGTCTCCATTCAAAAACCTGTGCAAAGCCATAGCCAATCAACTAGATATCCCAAATGAGGTAACTGTTGAATCGGAACTGAAGCATGGCTTCTCTGCCATTGTTGATTTATATCGGAATTCTGATAGATTTCTTGATGAAGATGCTTTGGAGTGGCAGGCAGCAGACGATAGGAAAAGGGCAAGTATTAAGAGAAAAGCAGCCAATTTGATTATCCTTGTGGATCAGTTTGAGGAATTTTTTACCAATCCTGAAAACTATGATAAGGGAGTTCCTTCAAAAGAAGCCAACCTGGTTTTAAATTTATTGCTTGAAACCTCCAAGATAGCATTGGAGGAAGGACTGCCCATCTATGTTATTTTTACCATGAGGTCAGACTTCATTGGGCAATGCGCGGCTTTTCGAGGATTGCCTGAGTACATAGGATTTTCCCAGTTTTTTGTCCCCCGGCTCAACAGGGCCCAACTGCAATTGGTCATCGAAGAACCGGCTGTCCTCAGTGGAAATCAAATTACAAGAAGACTTACAGAAAGATTAATCCATGATCTGACCGAGGGAGTAGATCAACTTCCAATTCTTCAGCATGCGCTCAATCAGATTTGGCATGCGGCCAATAATGGAACAGAAGAAATGGATCTGATCCATTATGCTATGGTAGGGGGAATGCCGGTATCAGAACTGCCGGAAGATCAGGTATTGAAATTTAAAAAATGGTTTGATGATCTGCCTGAAAATATCAAAGCCTGTTATCATGCACCGAGTCTGCAGAATGTCCTTGATACCCATACCAACAAGCTATTTGAGCAGGCAAGGGCCTACTACATTGAAAATACAGGTAAGGATATTTCCAACGAAGACACAAAAGCAATTATTAAAAATGCTTTTTCCTGCCTGACCAAAATTGACCAAAGCCGTGCTGTTAGGAACCGAATGACCCTACAGGAAATCACCAATATTTTGGGAAGGAAGGAATTCGGCACCTTGGAAGTCGGAGCGGTATTGAATATTTTCCGTGAACCTGGCAATACTTTTATCAGGCCATTTATTTCCGATGATCCGGAAAGCCGTGCTCTTGGTGAAAATGACGTGCTTGACATTACCCACGAAAGCCTGATCCGCAATTGGGATTATCTCAAAAACTGGGCTGAGGAGGAATATGACAATTACACCGTTTATCTGGATTATGAGCAACAGCTGAACCGCTGGGTGGAAAGCGGAAAATCGAATGCTTTTTTGATGTCAATTGGGCCTTTGACCTATTTTGAAAATTGGATCAATAACCTAAACCCAAATATCCATTGGGTTTCCAGATATCTTCCTGAGGAATTCGATCAGGACAAGAAATTATCCAAGGCAAAAAATATCCTAAAAAATTCTCAGGAATTCTTAAACAAGAGCGCCAGAAAACATGTGGTGACCAGAACAGTCATGCGCTATGGAGCAAAAAGAATCGGGATAGCCATTGCTTTGATTGCCTTTTTGGTTTTCAGTTCTTTTGCCATTAGGCAATACCTTAGACAGCAGAATTCATATATTTTAAATTCAATTCAGGATGAATCAATAGAATTGATCAACACCTCCAAAGTCTCTTTTGAGAATAAAATTTACCTTATCGTGGAGCAGTTGAAGTTGGGTTTGACAACCATAGATGAGTCAATAAACAGCATTCCTGATCCTATTGAAAAAATCAATATCGCCAATGGAATAGCCACGCTTCTTGTTTTTCAAGGAAAGGATCAACCTAAAGAATTGATTTTTAGAAGTTTGACAATTGCGGATAGTTTGTCAGATGAATATGCAATTCCGGGTAATCTTAGCTCTTCGTTTTCAGCAATTTTAAAAGAGTTGAATGATTTAAGAGTGACTCTGGAATTGGCATTTTATTATAACGCGGATGCTCAACTTGATGCGTGGAAAAAGTCAAATGCAAAAAGATCGGGCAAGATAGTGTTACACATTCTTGAATCCCAGCCAGCAGATTTTGATGATATTGTCAACCTTACCTTGGCATTGGAGAATGCAATCAATTATAAAGTATTTGCCCCAGAAGAAACTCAACGCTTGATTCAGATTCTTTCACCCTTTGATGAGGTTGACCGTTCCGATTGGGTAAAAGAAAATTTTAAAGCTGATAACCTGATGGAAAGAGGAAATGCCAATTATGGCTTTCGATTCAACGGGCTTTATCAACAATTGGCCTATCTATACGCTTCTCAAGGCAACAGTGAAAGAGTATTGGATTGTATGGATGTATTATTGGCCAATGCCCAAAACAATTACCAAGGGGATTATGCTGCCGGTGCTGATAATGCCGCAAATATAGCTACTGTGTTTTATAGGACTGGCCAATTGGAAGCATTGGATGATTTTGTAAAAGGCTATACCCTTAAAATAAATATCTCCTTTGAGGAGTTTTATATCCGTCTTTTAGGAAGAATGCTTCCGAATGCCAGTACAATCAGTAATCTGAATCTGTATTCGTTTATGACTGATAAGCAAAATCTGAATCTTCAATTTTCTGATAGAGCCCAAATCGGGTATTTCTATTCAAAATATAGAGAAACAGTACTTGACGAAATCAAAGATATTAATGAGAGAAATTATTTGATGGCTTTGTCCTTTAAAAATGAGGGTATCTTAAAAGGAATCAATAAAGAGGAATCCCCAAAAGAGGATTTGTCCGTAAGTCAATTATTTGACCAAGCATTTGAATATTACAATCTAGTATCTACGGCCTATCTGGACCAAACTATCACTGTGATAGGAGCAGCGGCTACAGATAATTTGATTGCTCCTCGAAAATTCTTATTTCTCTATCCTGATCTGAGGCTTTCCTTTGCTCCCTTGGAACCGAGGGTTTTCTTTTTCTTTTATTTTTCTGATGTTTTCTTGGAATATCTACTGGATCACCGATCGATAGATGAATTATATCCAACTAAGACAGAGCTTGATTTTTTTACAGCATGGTTTCTGGCCTATAATTCCAATATGTGGGAGCCTAGATATTTCCTGATCAATCCAATTAGATATGAAGTACTTAAAAAGTTGGATATTGAATTAGCGAAAAGAAAAAATATCGATCAGGTAGATTTGAATTGGATGTATCTCTATTTAGGAGAAATGGCTTATCTAAATAATGATGTCGATGCTATGTCGTCCTACTATCAAAAAATCAATCCTGATAACCTATTAAACATTCTACGGTCCAAGGAATTTGGAATCCGTGTCAATAATCATTCCTTCAGATTGATTGCAACCGCAATTGAGGGTTTGGCAAATTCGGGAGATTTTGAGGAAATCAATAGGTTATCGAAACCTTTCAAAAAATCCATCAATAGATCTTCTCTTTATTCTTATGCTGCCAAGGACCTGTTAATTAAGAAAACAAATCCAGAAATAGCCAAAAGGTTGTTGGACTCTGCCTGGGTGGAGTTTGATAGGACTGGAATAGTAACCTCAGGGAGGCCACATACGATCCTTCTAGCTTATACAAATACTTTGTATGACCCTAAAGAAAATTTAGAGGAGTCCTACAGAATAATTAAAAATCTTGGAGGAAAAAGTTTTGCGACACGATTTATGATCCGCTCTATTGGTTTTCATGCCCAATTATATGAAGCAAAAAGTCAATTTCCTGAAAATATATCTGATGATGACTATTCATTAATTCTCAGTGAGATGCTTTATGGTTTTGCAGAAGGTAAGGATGAGTTAAACGAATCATGGAAAGAGTTTCAATTAGGTTACCCTTGGTTTGTCAGCCGATGGATTATTTATATAGACGAGAGCAGCTGATATGAATAATATATGTCCATATACCGGTTTAAGATCATTCACTGAGGATGAAAGCATTTATTTCAAAGGCCGTGATCATCAGATAGATCAGCTTACTGATTTGCTGCAGCAGAATAAATTCTTGATGCTGACCGGAGCCTCAGGGGAGGGGAAATCTTCTTTAGTTTATGCTGGATTGATTCCGAATGCAAGAGCGGGCTTTTTCAAGGCAAAATATACCAATTGGGTTGTAGCAGATTTCCGTCCTGAGCGTAGTCCGGTCAAAAACCTGGCCCAAGCAATTTCGGATAAATTTGATCTCCCGGATACAACAGTCGAAACAGAATTGAGAAGAGGCTTTTCTTCGTTGATTGACTTGTATACCAATTCTGATTTTTACATCGATGAGAAGGACGAAAAGTGGATGCATTTAGAAGAAGGGGATCAAAGAAAGCGAAAAAGAAAGGCCGCCAACTTGATGATCATCGTTGATCAGTTTGAGGAATTTTTCACAAATCCGGAAAACTTCTACAAAGAAGCTCCATCACAGGATTCGCAAATTGTGGTCAATTTGATTTTGGAAACTGCCCGCATCGCCCTCAAGAAAAATATTCCTGTTTACGTGGTCTGCACGATGCGATCTGATTACATCGGTCAGTGTTCTGCATTCAGAGGACTACCTGAGTATATTGGCTTCTCTCAGTTTTTTGTACCAAGATTAAAGCGAAAGGATTTAAAGCAGGTCATAGAAGAACCGGCGATTTTGAGTGGAAACAGGATTTCCCAAAGGTTGATTGAACGGTTGGTTTATGATTTGGCCGAAGGGCTGGATCAGCTCCCCATTTTACAACATGCGCTGACTCAAATCTGGCTGGCTGCAGATAGTGGCAATGAGGAAATGGACCTGATCCATTATGCAGAAGTTGGAGGCATGCCTGCAAATGAATTACCTGATAATGATCAAAAAACCTTCCTCAGCTGGTTCAAATCACTGCCGGATCATCAACGGACTTACTATCATCAAACTGGGCTGAATAAAGTAATTGAGATCCATGCCAGTTTATTATATGAAAATGCCTGGGAGTATTACAATAAGAAGAATCCTGATAATCCCTTATCCCAACAAGAAGCCAAGCGGATTATTGCACTGACGTATAGCGGCCTTACAAAAATTGACAATAGCAGGGCAGTGAGAAACAGGATGAGTTTGAAAGAACTTACCGAAATCATCAATACACCGGATCTTGACTCAAAGGTGATAGGTGGTGTATTGAATATTTTCAGAGAAGAGGGTAACTCTTTTATAAGACCATTCAAGACAGAAGACCCTGATACTCATTCCTTGCATGAAGAGACAGTATTGGATATTACCCATGAAAGTTTAATCCGAAACTGGGACAAACTAAATAAATGGGCTAATCAGGAATTTGAGTTTTTCAGTACCTATTTGGATTTTAAAAAGCAGCTGGATCGCTGGAAAGACAACGGGAAGAGTAAGGACTTTTTGCTTCCAATCGGGCCACTTTCATTTTTTGAAAATTGGTATGAGGAATGCAAACCAAATGTGGGCTGGATCAAAAGGTATTCTGAGATCAAGGAGAATGATGAAGAACGAACGAAGGACGCAAAAAATGTCTTAGCAGATATACATGAGTTTCTGAAGCGAAGCAGTAGAAATGTGATTTTTACCCGCACTTTCATGAAATATGGGCCTCAAAAGATAGGGACCTTTTTTGCCATTTTTGTGATGTTGGTTTTAAGTGGTTTTTATTGGTACGATGCGGAACAGAAAGCGAACGAACGTGTCATTGAGCGAGCTAGGAATGAGGCTGTTGCATATTTGAACAGTCCAGAAGTCAATAATCAAGATAAGGCTATTTACCTACTTGCAGAGGAACGATTTGAGTCAGGTTATTTAACCTCCTTTTTATCTACTCTCAACCAAAAGGACAGAATAGCTCTTGCCATTGATACTTATAAATTCCTGATTTATGCAGATAAATACATAGAGGATCCCATCAAGGATTTAATTATTGACTTCATATACAGTGATCTCCTTTCACCTGATTCAGCAATTGAATCAGATTATTTATTGGGACAGACCAATAAGTTTTTGCTCGTGCTAATGAGGGATAATTATTACAGCCCTTCAGCTGAGAATGAGAAAATCATTTCAGGTTTGACAAAGTCAAATAAAGATAGAGTTCTTGATTTTTATAGGGGGCCGGGCCAATTAAGTCCGTCGCTTCCATTTGAATTGAATCTTGCCATCCAACTTTGGCTTACTGATGGAAAAGCCAAATTGGAAGAAATCGATGAAATCCTTCAGGTTATTTCACCAGCCGAGAGTGAAACTGGAATAACTTCGTTTTCCAATTTTTATCCGAAGGGAAGCTTTGAACCCAATGGAAGACAACCGACAGATTTCAACAATGGGTATCACACCCTTGCTTCGCTTTATGCCAGTAAGGGAGATATTAATGGAGTGGAGTGGTCCTTTCAACAATTATTAGACAATGGTCAAAGGGAATACTTTGAATTGGGCAGGGTGTTCAATAATCATCAAAACATATTGGGTTACTTGTATCAATATAAGTTTAGGGATCTTGCGCCAAGGCTTGTAAAATGGATAGCAAACAACACTATTGATAACCCAGAAATCACAGTTTATCGAAATACCATTATTCGGTCGGGATATATTACCCATCTCTATATTGGGGCCAATCTTGAGCCGCAGGCTTTGAGATCATATCGAGGGTACATTTACCCAAATCTGTTCTTTTCGGACAGGTATGTCTATGATCAGATGAGTGAGGATTATGAATTCTATATCAATCAGATCGAAGACCCATTAGAGCGCAATTATCAATTAGCCTTCAATATAAAGAGGAAGGCAGTTTTTACTCATAAATATTGGTTTGACCGTCAAATGGAAATCGATCAGGAGCTTTTGGATTCCTGGTTGGATGTTTCGTTTGATATTTTCTCAAAATTACCTGGGAACTTTTTGGAAGAAAAAATTGCCTCTACTATTCCATATTATGGTGATGGAGTACGGACAACACAGCCCACACGAAAAGAACTGTTTATTTATCCGGATTATAAGGATGGGTGGTTCAGTTGGAACTACCACTCCGATATGTTTTACCACTACATGGAAAGAAAGGGGTGGTTGCCGAGATTATTCGAAAGTATTGATGATCTGGAGACTATAAATTTCTGGATTGCCAAAGCTTTTGAAGTTAAGCCATTTCCCGCTCCTGGTACATTGGATAATAATTACACGCTTTCGGATGAAACTTTAACCCATGTTCTGAATTTTGTAGAAAGCCACCCACTAGGAGAAGAAGTGGATAAGAACCTACTTTATCTGATCCTGGCTAACAGGTCATACGATAAGTCGGATACTGTCAAAGGATTTGAATATTTCCAGAAATTCGATCAAGATGCGATCGCTAGATCATCTAATAAATTTGAGTACGTGGAAAAGAACTTCTTTCTCAATATGATGACCCAGCTTGCAGTTAATCTGGCCCATTATGGCAAGGTGAAAGAATCAGTAGCCTTGGTAGAAAGATTTCCTGGTGAAGCAGAAAAAGCCTTTCCATATATTTTGATGGCAAAAAGAATCTACCAGCTTAATTCTGATCCTCAGGCTTTCGTTTATTTGGATTCGGTTTCTTCTAAAACTTCAAATCTGGATTTTAATGAATTAATTTTTTCATTGGACAGCAGAGAGAATTTTATCAATGTATTGTCTACTATAGGTAGTCAAAAGCTAAATACTATGAGCTTGGAAATTTTAAGAGACATACCTGAACAAAGGAAATTCAATGCCATCTATCAATTGGTATCAGGCCTTGCAAGGGAAGGTAATTATTATAGAGCATTAATGGCAATCCCCAATAATCTAACGGAGTCACAGGACTTGCAGTGTTTGGGATTGATATTGCTTGAGGCAGCCAAAAGAAGGGAAATCCAGTCTGGGGACACCCGCTGGGCAAACCTAGACACCTGGCTGGAATGGACAACAAGATTTATTAATTTCTCAAATATCTGATGAAGAAATACAATACATATTATTACTTGTTATTTGTGCTGTTGGTGATGGGTGCATTTGCATCAATGGCCCAAAACAATTACGGACTCAAGATTATGGGTATCGTTGCCTTTATTTTTGGAGTGTTGTTCTTAACCCAGTTGGTTTATGTATTAAAGAATAAATCGAAAATTGATTACCTGGTTGTTTGCGAACTTTTAGGGTTGTTTACCATTTCGCTTATTCTGGGTTTAAGGGTATATTATATTCATTTTGAATTGGTTGAATTATTATTCGGATTGGCTGGGGGACTGTTGATTGCAGTTTATGGAGTTAAGGCAGTTCAGTTATTCAAAGAAATCAGTATAAAAAACAAGGTATTGGCGTTGCTGGTTTTATGTTTTTATGTGAGTTTGATATTGTATATCTTATCCATGACAGTTATTCCATTCTTACCTGTTTTTTCTGAAGTATTTGGGATTCTTGCCTTTGTATTACTGATAATTTTCGGTGTAGTTTCGTTTAAGAAAAAGCAAATGAATTATGGGTCTGAAAGGGCAACTTCTATTACGGTAATCGCCGCTAATAAGGACAGGTCCATCGTCCTGATGTCACTTTTTCTATTATTTACAGTGTACATGGGGCTATCCAAAGTGGAAGTGCTTCCCAAAATGTATTCAGATGAATTTCCCCAAGCTTATTTTGAATTGGTCAACACAGCAGAGATGGGTCAGGGTGAATCCGTAGATGGAAAATACAAGCATGAAGAGTTCAAAGAGAAATTTGAAAAGTTCCTAGAGAATGCGGAAAGAAGGAATGTCCGTTAGGGTTGTTAATCTTAAGACATAAGATGCAAGACACAAGATACAAGATAGATTCCCCTACTCAATTAGATTAAGCAGACTATTTCAACCTTTGGCATCACTCAGCCAAACCCCGAATTGCTTGAAGTGGTGCATAAAGTGTTTGAAATGAAATCTGCTCCATTCATCCTTATTGAGGTGGCCGAATCTTGGATGGACCTCAGATGCACCTTCATTCTTTTCATAGTAAGCAATATATTCATCCCAAGCCTGTAGGAATGCTGTTTTTGCTTTTTCCAGATCAGGATATTTTAAGGGGTAAAGCTCTCCCGTATCATTTGGTGGTGTCATACCCTTTCCCATTTCCAGCTCCGTGAACAAGAGATTATTTTTGGCAATAAGTGCCCTTTCACTTGGAGTAAAGGTTGGGTATTTTATTTTACCGATAGATAACTTGAGTGTTATGGTCAAATGCTCTACCATATGTTGAGCCGTCATTTTACCAAATAATGGCTTTGAATCGCTTTTGAGTATAGTTAAAGAATCCTGGAGTTGAG
This window of the Aquiflexum balticum DSM 16537 genome carries:
- a CDS encoding DUF1569 domain-containing protein yields the protein MVLHASQLQDSLTILKSDSKPLFGKMTAQHMVEHLTITLKLSIGKIKYPTFTPSERALIAKNNLLFTELEMGKGMTPPNDTGELYPLKYPDLEKAKTAFLQAWDEYIAYYEKNEGASEVHPRFGHLNKDEWSRFHFKHFMHHFKQFGVWLSDAKG
- a CDS encoding ATP-binding protein; translation: MNNICPYTGLRSFTEDESIYFKGRDHQIDQLTDLLQQNKFLMLTGASGEGKSSLVYAGLIPNARAGFFKAKYTNWVVADFRPERSPVKNLAQAISDKFDLPDTTVETELRRGFSSLIDLYTNSDFYIDEKDEKWMHLEEGDQRKRKRKAANLMIIVDQFEEFFTNPENFYKEAPSQDSQIVVNLILETARIALKKNIPVYVVCTMRSDYIGQCSAFRGLPEYIGFSQFFVPRLKRKDLKQVIEEPAILSGNRISQRLIERLVYDLAEGLDQLPILQHALTQIWLAADSGNEEMDLIHYAEVGGMPANELPDNDQKTFLSWFKSLPDHQRTYYHQTGLNKVIEIHASLLYENAWEYYNKKNPDNPLSQQEAKRIIALTYSGLTKIDNSRAVRNRMSLKELTEIINTPDLDSKVIGGVLNIFREEGNSFIRPFKTEDPDTHSLHEETVLDITHESLIRNWDKLNKWANQEFEFFSTYLDFKKQLDRWKDNGKSKDFLLPIGPLSFFENWYEECKPNVGWIKRYSEIKENDEERTKDAKNVLADIHEFLKRSSRNVIFTRTFMKYGPQKIGTFFAIFVMLVLSGFYWYDAEQKANERVIERARNEAVAYLNSPEVNNQDKAIYLLAEERFESGYLTSFLSTLNQKDRIALAIDTYKFLIYADKYIEDPIKDLIIDFIYSDLLSPDSAIESDYLLGQTNKFLLVLMRDNYYSPSAENEKIISGLTKSNKDRVLDFYRGPGQLSPSLPFELNLAIQLWLTDGKAKLEEIDEILQVISPAESETGITSFSNFYPKGSFEPNGRQPTDFNNGYHTLASLYASKGDINGVEWSFQQLLDNGQREYFELGRVFNNHQNILGYLYQYKFRDLAPRLVKWIANNTIDNPEITVYRNTIIRSGYITHLYIGANLEPQALRSYRGYIYPNLFFSDRYVYDQMSEDYEFYINQIEDPLERNYQLAFNIKRKAVFTHKYWFDRQMEIDQELLDSWLDVSFDIFSKLPGNFLEEKIASTIPYYGDGVRTTQPTRKELFIYPDYKDGWFSWNYHSDMFYHYMERKGWLPRLFESIDDLETINFWIAKAFEVKPFPAPGTLDNNYTLSDETLTHVLNFVESHPLGEEVDKNLLYLILANRSYDKSDTVKGFEYFQKFDQDAIARSSNKFEYVEKNFFLNMMTQLAVNLAHYGKVKESVALVERFPGEAEKAFPYILMAKRIYQLNSDPQAFVYLDSVSSKTSNLDFNELIFSLDSRENFINVLSTIGSQKLNTMSLEILRDIPEQRKFNAIYQLVSGLAREGNYYRALMAIPNNLTESQDLQCLGLILLEAAKRREIQSGDTRWANLDTWLEWTTRFINFSNI